One genomic segment of Coffea arabica cultivar ET-39 chromosome 6e, Coffea Arabica ET-39 HiFi, whole genome shotgun sequence includes these proteins:
- the LOC140009618 gene encoding uncharacterized protein — protein MNRGRNSSSSNDEASDDHQDALLLGLAAELILLHPEAERYGGPKLKIPHHDGSLTGRQWVEELINGHYKRIIENCRISVDNFLLLCDILKYNNYVPQNYQKRVEIEEALAMALVMVSHSARQRVLAERFNRSTETINRNVREVLRGLCMFASQIIRPFDYDQVHPRIANSTKYFPWFKDAVGAIDGTHIPACPPSGHQTAYTNRHGFQSQNLLAVCDFDMRFTYIYAGWEGSAHDARVLDDALSHPSDFPMAPEGKYYLVDAAYKNVPGFLPPYKNAARAGPEKILFNTRHSELRNVIERTFGVLKNRFKFLKGPVPNFYMSTQVNVVIACCVLHNFLRLHQPGDAHFQLAEDGNVGLEHQQGAGELPHVHPLNASRAEVMAWKARRDAIATEMYGASRRRRR, from the exons ATGAATCGCGGCCGGAATAGTAGTTCAAGCAATGACGAAGCATCAGATGATCATCAGGATGCCTTGCTACTTGGACTTGCAGCTGAGTTGATACTTCTACATCCGGAGGCAGAAAGGTATGGAGGTCCGAAACTCAAAATTCCACACCATGATGGCTCACTCACAGGGCGTCAATGGGTTGAGGAGTTGATCAATGGTCACTACAAACGAATTATCGAAAATTGTCGTATTTCGGTTGACAATTTCCTCCTACTTTGTGACATACTAAAGTACAATAATTACGTACCCCAAAACTATCAAAAACGAGTGGAAATCGAGGAGGCACTAGCCATGGCTTTGGTAATGGTAAGTCATAGTGCCCGACAACGAGTTTTGGCAGAGCGTTTCAATAGATCAACGGAGACAATTAACCGCAATGTAAGGGAGGTCCTGCGCGGTCTTTGTATGTTTGCTTCACAAATAATTCGCCCTTTTGACTACGATCAGGTGCATCCAAGGATCGCGAATTCGACAAAGTACTTCCCGTGGTTCAAG GATGCAGTGGGAGCAATTGATGGCACTCACATTCCGGCGTGCCCACCCTCAGGTCACCAAACGGCGTATACAAATCGACATGGATTTCAGTCGCAAAATCTACTGGCAGTATGTGATTTCGATATGCGATTCACGTACATATATGCTGGGTGGGAGGGAAGTGCACACGATGCCCGAGTGTTAGATGATGCTCTGTCACACCCGTCAGACTTCCCAATGGCACCTGAAG GTAAATACTACCTTGTAGATGCTGCATATAAGAATGTTCCAGGCTTCTTACCGCCGTATAAGAATGCAGCACGGGCCGGGCctgaaaaaattttatttaatacgCGCCACTCGGAACTTAGAAATGTCATTGAACGAACCTTTGGAGTTCTGAAGAATAGATTTAAATTTTTGAAGGGACCGGTTCCAAATTTTTATATGTCCACTCAAGTCAATGTTGTTATAGCTTGTTGTGTATTGCACAACTTTCTTCGCTTACACCAACCAGGCGACGCCCACTTTCAACTGGCTGAGGACGGCAATGTTGGATTAGAGCACCAACAGGGTGCTGGTGAGTTACCTCACGTGCACCCATTGAATGCATCCCGAGCTGAGGTTATGGCTTGGAAAGCTAGGCGAGATGCGATTGCAACTGAAATGTATGGGGCGTCGCGTAGGAGAAGGCGTTAG
- the LOC140009331 gene encoding uncharacterized protein isoform X2, giving the protein MTAAKQKIDSHSSPTSCTSFESSRSSIASNNYQLCMENYNQHMNEKLQWTSTMDFNFIITYVEWKQTKKWDNHKTNDQNYDMLATCLREQFEMQVTGGQCQSRMYRFRKKWNVFANLRGLSSKTETGIGWDEENNCFTASDEHWAQMEAVNKEYKDFKLAGSCFLYDLYTPTTLGKTATGSYAQSAKQPVPEGEHRRPVVQKPQKSKGKAAASSSAASDYQQYP; this is encoded by the exons ATGACCGCAGCTAAACAAAAAATTGACTCCCATT CCTCTCCTACTAGCTGCACATCCTTTGAGTCTTCCAGGTCATCCATCGCTTCAAATAACTATCAACTGTGTATGGAGAACTACAATCAGCAT ATGAACGAGAAATTGCAGTGGACTTCTACCATGGACTTCAACTTCATCATCACCTATGTTGAGTGGAAGCAAACAAAGAAATGGGACAATCACAAGACAAATGACCAGAATTATGATATGCTTGCCACATGTTTGCGGGAACAATTTGAGATGCAAGTCACCGGAGGCCAATGCCAATCAAGAATGTATAGGTTTAGGAAGAAGTGGAACGTGTTTGCCAATCTTCGTGGTTTGTCATCGAAAACGGAGACTGGGATTGGCTGGGATGAAGAGAATAACTGCTTTACGGCTTCCGACGAGCACTGGGCCCAAATGGAAGCG GTGAACAAAGAGTACAAAGATTTCAAATTGGCTGGAAGTTGCTTCCTATATGATCTGTATACTCCAACAACATTGGGAAAAACTGCAACAGGCAGCTATGCACAATCTGCAAAGCAACCTGTCCCCGAGGGCGAACACCGACGGCCAGTTGTTCAAAAGCCACAAAAGAGCAAAGGAAAGGCTGCAGCCTCAAGTTCAGCTGCCTCTGACTACCAGCAGTACCCTTGA
- the LOC140009331 gene encoding uncharacterized protein isoform X1 — protein MTAAKQKIDSHSSPTSCTSFESSRSSIASNNYQLCMENYNQHQMNEKLQWTSTMDFNFIITYVEWKQTKKWDNHKTNDQNYDMLATCLREQFEMQVTGGQCQSRMYRFRKKWNVFANLRGLSSKTETGIGWDEENNCFTASDEHWAQMEAVNKEYKDFKLAGSCFLYDLYTPTTLGKTATGSYAQSAKQPVPEGEHRRPVVQKPQKSKGKAAASSSAASDYQQYP, from the exons ATGACCGCAGCTAAACAAAAAATTGACTCCCATT CCTCTCCTACTAGCTGCACATCCTTTGAGTCTTCCAGGTCATCCATCGCTTCAAATAACTATCAACTGTGTATGGAGAACTACAATCAGCAT CAGATGAACGAGAAATTGCAGTGGACTTCTACCATGGACTTCAACTTCATCATCACCTATGTTGAGTGGAAGCAAACAAAGAAATGGGACAATCACAAGACAAATGACCAGAATTATGATATGCTTGCCACATGTTTGCGGGAACAATTTGAGATGCAAGTCACCGGAGGCCAATGCCAATCAAGAATGTATAGGTTTAGGAAGAAGTGGAACGTGTTTGCCAATCTTCGTGGTTTGTCATCGAAAACGGAGACTGGGATTGGCTGGGATGAAGAGAATAACTGCTTTACGGCTTCCGACGAGCACTGGGCCCAAATGGAAGCG GTGAACAAAGAGTACAAAGATTTCAAATTGGCTGGAAGTTGCTTCCTATATGATCTGTATACTCCAACAACATTGGGAAAAACTGCAACAGGCAGCTATGCACAATCTGCAAAGCAACCTGTCCCCGAGGGCGAACACCGACGGCCAGTTGTTCAAAAGCCACAAAAGAGCAAAGGAAAGGCTGCAGCCTCAAGTTCAGCTGCCTCTGACTACCAGCAGTACCCTTGA